A portion of the Nitratidesulfovibrio termitidis HI1 genome contains these proteins:
- a CDS encoding PAS domain S-box protein — protein sequence MMDHAGPRQTTPEQTGGMMDQGQVRILLFEDDPGDARLLSLLLAGSGLRHAIERAETLAEGLALLDGGAFDVALLDLSLPDSQGWDTLGSLVSHAPELPVIVLTGLSSPSFAEEAVARGAQDYLRKGEVAEGLIVRTIRYAIDRKRAEGALRQHRQRLETIISANPDGMLVVDADALVRFANPAALTMLGRELPELPDLPDLLGQPSPVPVRDDELDLCGDGDNPCLVEVRTAPVTWDDGPATLVALRDITAQRQAERALREAELRYRTIFEHSLDGISVYEHRDDGSAPRLVDCNRGYERMAGRTRDDLREMDDVRSLQVFLGGRKAPDPFRDDGGLRGPQSAVYSWLRPDGRENWIESVSVPVRYGDKVLVFGIGRDVSRRRKQEEALQQSEARFRAVFEHAPLGVFISDQDGSLVKTNRLFNVLHGFAAAELPLGHFSELVHGHEAGDVRALFAELHRGERNGFFLETQHLRRDGTVFPVRLAVAAIRGRKGDLQYAVGMLEDISERRAAEAELQGYRARLENMVLERTRDLEQALRTAESHREKIDLILRSVSEGLLVTDPGHRVVLTNPAAEDILGLAAPGDVEGEAVVDLIEDDPLRKRLVHCLDDTMGGAPCQFGFSRPTETGGVHHYTASTSEVRDAGGGRTGVVTVLHDVTSERELDRMKNEFLTTAAHELRTPLTTILGFSELLVTGDDIPPVEQRQYLGYINEQATLVTGIVADLLDISRIEMGQGFSLKRRPCDLVALIRRKVAAHIVGTRRHSFRLLLPETPVPAVVDADKVAQVLDNVLSNAVKYSPGGGVVEVRLRPGQGAHEVSVRDNGMGMSPEQLSRVFEKFYRGDASNTGIPGTGLGMSIVKYLIEAHGGEVAVESAKDVGTTVRFTLPTGGNGANGSNGI from the coding sequence ATGATGGACCACGCCGGACCACGCCAGACCACACCGGAGCAGACCGGAGGCATGATGGACCAGGGGCAGGTACGCATACTGCTGTTCGAGGACGACCCCGGCGACGCCAGGCTGCTCAGCCTGCTGCTTGCCGGGTCGGGCTTGCGGCATGCCATCGAGCGGGCGGAAACGCTGGCCGAGGGCCTTGCCCTGCTGGACGGCGGCGCATTCGACGTGGCCCTGCTGGACCTCAGCCTGCCCGACAGCCAGGGTTGGGATACCCTTGGCTCACTGGTCTCGCATGCGCCGGAACTGCCGGTGATCGTGCTGACCGGGCTCTCCAGCCCCAGCTTCGCCGAAGAGGCCGTGGCGCGCGGCGCGCAGGACTACCTGCGCAAGGGCGAGGTGGCCGAAGGGCTCATCGTCCGCACCATCCGCTACGCCATCGATCGCAAACGGGCGGAGGGCGCGCTGCGCCAGCACCGCCAGCGGCTGGAAACCATCATCAGCGCCAACCCGGACGGCATGCTGGTGGTGGACGCCGATGCCCTGGTGCGCTTCGCCAACCCGGCGGCGCTGACCATGCTGGGGCGCGAACTGCCAGAGTTGCCCGACCTGCCCGACCTGCTGGGGCAGCCTTCGCCCGTGCCGGTGCGCGACGACGAACTGGACCTGTGCGGCGACGGGGACAACCCGTGCCTGGTTGAGGTGCGCACCGCTCCGGTAACCTGGGACGACGGCCCGGCCACCCTGGTGGCCCTGCGCGACATCACGGCCCAGCGCCAGGCGGAACGCGCCCTGCGCGAGGCGGAACTGCGCTACCGCACCATCTTCGAGCATTCACTGGACGGAATTTCCGTCTACGAACACCGCGACGACGGCAGCGCCCCCCGGCTGGTGGACTGCAACCGGGGCTACGAGCGCATGGCCGGGCGCACCCGCGACGATCTGCGCGAGATGGACGACGTGCGTTCGTTGCAGGTGTTTCTGGGTGGGCGCAAGGCCCCCGATCCCTTCCGCGACGACGGCGGACTGCGCGGTCCGCAGAGCGCCGTGTATTCGTGGCTGCGGCCCGACGGGCGCGAGAACTGGATAGAATCGGTTTCCGTGCCCGTGCGCTACGGCGACAAGGTGCTGGTCTTCGGCATCGGGCGCGACGTCAGCCGTCGCCGCAAGCAGGAAGAGGCGTTGCAGCAGAGCGAGGCGCGCTTTCGCGCCGTGTTCGAGCATGCCCCCCTGGGGGTGTTCATCTCGGACCAGGACGGCAGCCTGGTCAAGACCAACCGGCTGTTCAACGTGCTGCACGGCTTTGCCGCGGCGGAACTGCCCCTGGGGCACTTTTCGGAGCTGGTGCACGGGCACGAGGCGGGCGACGTGCGCGCCCTGTTCGCGGAACTGCACCGGGGCGAGCGCAACGGCTTCTTTCTGGAAACGCAGCACCTGCGGCGCGACGGCACGGTCTTTCCCGTGCGGCTGGCCGTGGCGGCCATCCGGGGGCGCAAGGGCGACCTGCAATACGCAGTGGGCATGCTGGAGGACATCAGCGAGCGCCGTGCCGCCGAGGCGGAGTTGCAGGGGTATCGCGCCCGGCTCGAGAACATGGTGCTGGAACGCACCCGTGACCTGGAGCAGGCGTTGCGCACTGCGGAATCCCATCGGGAGAAGATCGACCTCATCCTGCGCTCCGTGTCCGAAGGCCTGCTGGTCACCGATCCGGGCCACCGGGTGGTGCTGACCAACCCGGCGGCGGAGGACATCCTGGGCCTTGCCGCGCCCGGAGACGTGGAGGGCGAGGCGGTGGTCGACCTCATCGAGGACGATCCCCTGCGCAAACGGCTGGTGCACTGTCTGGACGACACCATGGGCGGCGCGCCCTGCCAGTTCGGCTTTTCGCGCCCCACGGAAACGGGCGGCGTGCATCACTACACGGCCAGCACCTCGGAGGTGCGCGACGCGGGTGGCGGGCGGACCGGCGTGGTCACCGTGCTGCACGACGTGACCAGCGAACGCGAACTGGACCGCATGAAAAACGAGTTCCTGACCACCGCCGCGCATGAGTTGCGCACCCCGCTCACCACCATCCTGGGGTTTTCGGAACTGCTGGTCACCGGCGACGACATACCCCCCGTGGAGCAGCGCCAGTACCTTGGCTACATCAACGAGCAGGCCACGCTGGTTACCGGCATCGTGGCGGACCTGCTGGACATTTCACGCATCGAGATGGGCCAGGGCTTCAGCCTCAAGCGCAGGCCCTGCGACCTGGTGGCCCTGATCCGCCGCAAGGTGGCCGCGCACATCGTGGGCACGCGCCGCCATTCGTTCCGGCTGCTGCTGCCCGAAACCCCGGTCCCCGCCGTGGTGGATGCGGACAAGGTGGCCCAGGTGCTCGACAACGTGCTGAGCAACGCCGTCAAGTATTCCCCCGGCGGCGGCGTGGTGGAGGTGCGGCTGCGCCCCGGCCAGGGCGCGCACGAGGTCAGCGTGCGCGACAACGGCATGGGCATGAGCCCGGAACAGCTTTCACGGGTGTTCGAGAAGTTCTATCGGGGAGATGCCTCGAATACCGGCATACCCGGCACGGGCCTGGGCATGAGCATCGTGAAGTATCTCATAGAGGCGCATGGCGGCGAGGTGGCGGTGGAAAGCGCCAAGGACGTGGGCACCACCGTGCGCTTTACCTTGCCGACCGGGGGTAACGGGGCGAACGGGTCGAACGGAATATGA
- a CDS encoding methyl-accepting chemotaxis protein, producing MTGERERRGAFGIKAKIMAIAILGPVCIAGVMAVQRIGDIREGAHEAILQQSRAVVLMAEAARDEMSRKLESGLIRPFAELPPDKVVGAVPVITAIKMARVNAEKLGYEFRVPKMHPRNQANEPTDVERKVLDQLASSGQQELVLREPDHIRYFRAIKLTRECLFCHGDPKGERDVVGGIKEGWREGEVHGAFEIISSLDAVNAQVRLAALTVAGWALGIVMVVVACAWLLASRSIARPLQRIRDVAGQVASGDLTADVEIASRDEVGSVAEAIRTMTGNLRRVIGEVMETTHGVTAGSRELSETAVNMAQGATEQASAVEEVSASVEQMTSNIQQNAENAAETDRIALRSAEDAREGGQAVAQTVRAMKTIAEKISIVQEIARQTNLLALNAAIEAARAGEHGKGFAVVASEVRKLAERSGTAAAEIGELSSSSVALAERAGSMLGTLVPSIQKTAELVQEIAAGSKEQSVGAEQINKAVQQLDSVIQQNASASEMMAATSEELAGQATQLAQTVAFFRLPGGGGAPPLSVARTGPSGMSGQPGPSGLPGRKGGPEIRRPQRDHPHVAITEDGLHGERPARAGQPGVTLDLDEAATSDADFERY from the coding sequence ATGACCGGCGAACGTGAGCGGCGTGGAGCATTCGGCATCAAGGCCAAGATCATGGCCATCGCCATCCTGGGGCCCGTGTGCATCGCGGGCGTCATGGCCGTGCAGCGCATCGGCGACATTCGCGAGGGCGCGCACGAGGCCATCCTGCAACAGAGCCGGGCCGTGGTGCTGATGGCCGAGGCCGCGCGCGACGAGATGTCGCGCAAGCTGGAGAGCGGACTGATACGCCCGTTCGCGGAACTGCCGCCCGACAAGGTGGTGGGTGCGGTGCCGGTGATCACCGCCATCAAGATGGCCAGGGTCAACGCCGAAAAGCTGGGCTACGAATTCCGCGTGCCCAAGATGCACCCCCGCAATCAGGCCAACGAACCCACGGACGTGGAGCGGAAGGTGCTGGACCAGCTTGCGTCCTCCGGCCAGCAGGAACTGGTCCTGCGCGAGCCGGACCACATCCGGTATTTCCGGGCCATCAAGCTGACGCGCGAATGCCTGTTCTGCCACGGAGACCCCAAGGGCGAGCGCGACGTGGTGGGCGGCATCAAGGAAGGCTGGCGCGAGGGCGAGGTGCACGGCGCGTTCGAGATCATTTCGTCGCTGGACGCGGTGAACGCCCAGGTGCGCCTGGCCGCCCTGACCGTGGCGGGCTGGGCGCTGGGCATCGTGATGGTGGTGGTGGCCTGCGCCTGGCTGCTGGCCAGCCGGTCCATCGCACGACCGTTGCAGCGCATCCGCGACGTGGCCGGGCAGGTGGCCTCCGGCGACCTGACGGCGGATGTCGAGATAGCCAGCCGGGACGAGGTGGGCAGCGTGGCCGAGGCCATTCGCACCATGACCGGCAACCTGCGCCGGGTCATCGGCGAGGTGATGGAAACCACCCACGGCGTCACGGCGGGCAGCCGTGAACTGTCCGAGACGGCGGTGAACATGGCCCAGGGCGCCACGGAGCAGGCCAGCGCGGTGGAAGAGGTGTCCGCCTCGGTGGAACAGATGACTTCGAACATCCAGCAGAATGCCGAGAACGCGGCCGAGACCGACCGCATCGCCCTGCGCTCGGCAGAGGACGCCCGCGAGGGCGGCCAGGCCGTGGCGCAGACCGTGCGGGCCATGAAGACCATCGCGGAAAAGATATCCATCGTGCAGGAAATCGCCCGGCAGACCAACCTGTTGGCCCTCAACGCAGCCATTGAGGCGGCCCGGGCGGGCGAGCACGGCAAGGGCTTTGCCGTGGTGGCCTCCGAGGTGCGCAAACTGGCCGAGCGCAGCGGCACGGCGGCGGCGGAGATCGGCGAGCTGTCGTCGTCCAGCGTGGCCCTGGCCGAGCGCGCGGGCAGCATGCTGGGCACGCTGGTGCCCAGCATCCAGAAGACGGCGGAGCTGGTGCAGGAGATCGCGGCGGGCAGCAAGGAACAGAGCGTGGGCGCGGAGCAGATCAACAAGGCCGTGCAGCAGCTCGATTCGGTGATCCAGCAGAACGCCTCGGCCTCGGAAATGATGGCCGCCACGTCGGAGGAACTGGCCGGGCAGGCCACGCAGCTGGCCCAGACCGTGGCCTTCTTCCGGCTGCCTGGGGGCGGCGGTGCGCCGCCCCTGTCCGTGGCCAGGACAGGGCCGTCCGGCATGTCTGGTCAGCCGGGGCCGTCTGGCCTGCCGGGCCGCAAGGGCGGCCCGGAGATACGCCGCCCGCAGCGGGACCACCCGCACGTCGCCATCACCGAGGATGGACTGCATGGCGAACGTCCCGCCAGGGCGGGACAGCCCGGCGTGACCCTGGACCTTGACGAGGCGGCCACGTCCGACGCCGACTTCGAACGGTACTGA
- a CDS encoding response regulator transcription factor yields the protein MKRILIAEDQYEVRELVQATLRIGNYQILQAENGLQAVEMARLHRPDLILMDVMMPGEIDGLEATRRIRADPVTAGCRIIMLTAKGQTQDREEGLRAGADDYFPKPFSPLALIRKIEEFLG from the coding sequence ATGAAACGGATACTCATCGCCGAGGACCAGTACGAGGTGCGTGAACTGGTGCAGGCCACGTTGCGAATAGGCAACTATCAGATATTGCAGGCCGAGAATGGTTTGCAGGCGGTGGAGATGGCCCGCCTGCATCGCCCGGACCTGATCCTGATGGATGTGATGATGCCCGGCGAGATCGACGGGTTGGAAGCCACCCGGCGCATCCGGGCCGACCCGGTCACGGCGGGGTGCCGGATCATCATGCTGACCGCCAAGGGCCAGACCCAGGACCGTGAAGAGGGGCTGCGCGCCGGTGCCGACGACTACTTTCCCAAGCCGTTCAGCCCGCTGGCACTGATCCGCAAGATCGAGGAGTTTCTGGGATGA
- a CDS encoding PAS domain-containing sensor histidine kinase produces MRPAVRPDVRPAVHPAVHADAGPGARPGIPKDDGLTGQDAARAPDGPPFRPSDFAGLAECGEVSMQTVRYAEDLAALYTVERAQRAELQAVNERLRAIIDSMADGMLTVDAAGMAVAVNTAACAMLDRPPAELEGRPLVELLGEAGAAAVLPGSGHGADASGGAGAGGESGPYMPEQDMYGARVVELDLPSPEGVARRVVRVATSPMRDGGRVLVLHDISMQRRVQHLKQDFLAIISHEMRTPLNGILGLGDVLLDEARRRGDSDAEELLGHLLQAARRMHAMVREVVRFAEVQGGRVEAADAPVEVCRVLAGVLEELSTFAAAHGVVLGPMPMCGVSVTVRGNAGLLRELFLHVVHNAIRFNRQGGMVTLRCRPSRDMDGPGGPNGAEAQGRPGGADGPGCAAREVVVEVADTGMGIGAQERERVFESFYQAQGYMTRNREGLGIGLTLARAIARLHGGEVTLSSEVGRGTTVSVRLPACVGAHGAPAREATTG; encoded by the coding sequence GTGCGCCCCGCCGTGCGTCCTGACGTGCGCCCCGCCGTGCACCCCGCCGTGCACGCTGACGCCGGGCCTGGCGCCAGGCCCGGCATCCCCAAGGACGACGGCCTCACGGGACAGGATGCGGCGCGGGCGCCGGATGGTCCCCCCTTTCGCCCGTCCGATTTCGCGGGGCTGGCCGAGTGCGGCGAGGTGTCCATGCAGACGGTGCGCTACGCCGAAGACCTGGCGGCGCTGTACACCGTGGAGCGGGCCCAGCGCGCGGAATTGCAGGCTGTCAACGAACGGCTGCGCGCGATCATCGATTCCATGGCCGACGGCATGCTTACGGTGGACGCGGCGGGCATGGCGGTTGCCGTGAACACGGCGGCCTGCGCCATGCTGGATCGTCCTCCGGCAGAACTGGAGGGGCGACCGCTGGTGGAATTGCTGGGCGAGGCGGGCGCGGCGGCGGTGTTGCCCGGGAGCGGGCACGGAGCCGACGCCTCCGGCGGCGCGGGGGCGGGCGGGGAGTCCGGGCCGTACATGCCTGAGCAGGACATGTACGGGGCGCGGGTGGTGGAACTGGATCTGCCCTCGCCCGAAGGCGTGGCCCGGCGGGTGGTGCGGGTGGCCACCTCGCCCATGCGCGACGGTGGCCGGGTGCTGGTGCTGCACGACATCAGCATGCAGCGCCGGGTGCAGCATCTGAAACAGGATTTCCTGGCCATCATCTCGCACGAGATGCGCACCCCGCTCAACGGTATCCTGGGGCTGGGGGACGTGCTGCTGGACGAGGCGCGCCGCCGGGGCGATTCCGACGCCGAGGAACTGCTGGGCCACCTGTTGCAGGCCGCGCGGCGCATGCACGCCATGGTGCGCGAGGTGGTGCGCTTTGCCGAGGTGCAGGGAGGCCGCGTGGAGGCTGCGGACGCGCCCGTGGAAGTATGCCGGGTGCTGGCCGGGGTGCTGGAGGAACTTTCCACCTTTGCCGCCGCGCATGGCGTGGTGCTGGGGCCGATGCCCATGTGCGGGGTGTCGGTGACGGTGCGCGGCAACGCGGGGCTGCTGCGTGAACTGTTCCTGCACGTGGTGCACAATGCCATTCGCTTCAACCGGCAGGGCGGCATGGTGACCCTGCGCTGTCGCCCTTCGCGTGACATGGACGGACCCGGCGGGCCGAATGGGGCAGAGGCCCAAGGAAGGCCGGGTGGTGCGGACGGGCCGGGGTGCGCGGCCCGCGAAGTGGTGGTGGAAGTGGCGGACACGGGCATGGGCATCGGCGCGCAGGAGCGCGAGCGGGTGTTCGAAAGTTTTTATCAGGCACAGGGGTACATGACGCGCAACCGCGAAGGGCTGGGCATCGGGCTTACCCTGGCCCGGGCCATCGCCCGCCTGCACGGGGGAGAGGTCACCCTGTCCAGCGAGGTGGGCCGGGGCACCACGGTGTCGGTACGCCTGCCTGCCTGTGTGGGGGCGCATGGTGCGCCCGCACGGGAAGCGACGACCGGATGA
- a CDS encoding HD-GYP domain-containing protein yields MAQDTTHDDSRYPERKPPDEAAEEACLAMEETREQLRLAHGQLRAFADDLGRTVLDLRASRAELERSYLDTLNRLTLAAAYKDDDTGDHILRMAFYSEGIAAALGMHADGLRDLRVAAPMHDVGKIGTPDAILLKPGRLTPEEFTVMQQHAVIGEKILSASSSRVVRIAASIAGTHHERWDGGGYPRGLSGEAIPLEGRIVAVADVFDALTSKRPYKPAFEFDKALGIMREGRGSHFDPRPLDAFLEIAGDLWAAREGVSSTLRTGEHAG; encoded by the coding sequence ATGGCGCAAGACACCACGCACGATGATTCACGGTATCCCGAACGGAAACCTCCTGACGAGGCGGCGGAAGAGGCCTGCCTGGCCATGGAGGAAACGCGCGAGCAACTGCGCCTGGCCCACGGGCAGTTGCGCGCCTTCGCCGACGACCTGGGGCGTACCGTGCTCGACCTGCGCGCCTCGCGCGCGGAACTGGAGCGCTCGTACCTCGATACCCTGAACCGGCTCACCCTGGCCGCCGCCTACAAGGACGACGACACCGGCGATCACATCCTGCGCATGGCCTTCTACAGCGAAGGCATAGCCGCCGCGCTGGGCATGCACGCCGACGGGCTGCGCGACCTGCGCGTGGCCGCGCCCATGCACGACGTGGGCAAGATCGGCACGCCCGACGCCATCCTGCTGAAGCCGGGCAGGCTCACGCCGGAGGAGTTCACGGTGATGCAGCAGCACGCCGTCATCGGCGAGAAGATACTGTCGGCCTCGTCGTCGCGGGTGGTGCGCATTGCCGCCTCCATCGCGGGCACCCACCACGAACGCTGGGACGGCGGCGGTTATCCGCGCGGCCTTTCGGGCGAAGCCATTCCGCTTGAAGGACGCATCGTGGCCGTGGCCGACGTGTTCGACGCGCTGACCAGCAAGCGGCCCTACAAACCCGCCTTCGAATTCGACAAGGCCCTCGGCATCATGCGTGAAGGGCGGGGCAGCCACTTCGATCCCCGGCCGCTGGACGCCTTTCTGGAAATAGCGGGGGATCTGTGGGCCGCGCGGGAGGGGGTAAGTTCCACCCTGCGCACGGGTGAGCACGCCGGGTGA
- a CDS encoding RrF2 family transcriptional regulator, with translation MKLTARTRYAARVLVALAVHGTEGPLTTTVLSRHTDISVQFLEQILKDLRRAGLTVSARGAMGGHRLALPPARISLGTVVRLMEGGIRIAEHCELPATPGDRLTCLGWTRAADAVESALDSITLDDLAKGLPDLTDHDLPHDGSAHADRPGA, from the coding sequence ATGAAGCTCACCGCCAGAACGCGCTATGCGGCACGGGTGCTGGTTGCCCTTGCGGTGCACGGTACCGAGGGGCCGCTGACCACCACCGTGCTGTCGCGCCATACGGACATCAGCGTCCAGTTTCTGGAGCAGATACTCAAGGATTTGCGCCGCGCCGGGCTTACGGTCAGCGCGCGGGGGGCCATGGGCGGCCACCGGCTTGCCCTGCCGCCCGCCAGGATATCCCTGGGCACGGTGGTGCGGCTCATGGAGGGGGGCATCCGCATCGCGGAGCATTGCGAACTGCCCGCCACCCCCGGCGACAGGCTGACCTGCCTTGGCTGGACCCGCGCCGCCGATGCCGTGGAATCCGCGCTGGACTCGATTACCCTGGACGATCTGGCCAAGGGGCTGCCCGACCTGACGGACCACGACCTGCCGCATGACGGCTCTGCCCACGCGGACAGGCCGGGGGCCTGA
- a CDS encoding RrF2 family transcriptional regulator produces MRLLTNSRYGTRMMLDIAQHSRLGPVLMRDVARRLDVSQKYLEKISRSLKEAGLLVSQRGPNGGHRLGRAPDDISVGDVVRVLEGGAEMVGCGRDEENCSHAPGCLTRMVWKECSRAMFARLDAITFGELLRYVDQGVKFGDWCPGTVAEHRREAERELRVLKGLAEPAGMAEPAGMAESADGGWQAAACDAASAAQPIQSAPSATSGLSARPGMSGPRRVSEPCEPEGPAGMDGPAGPENPGDPA; encoded by the coding sequence ATGCGATTGCTGACCAACAGCCGCTACGGCACGCGGATGATGCTGGATATCGCCCAGCACAGCCGCCTGGGGCCGGTGCTGATGCGCGACGTGGCGCGCCGGCTGGATGTATCGCAGAAGTATCTGGAAAAGATCAGCCGATCGCTGAAAGAGGCAGGCCTGCTGGTAAGCCAGCGCGGGCCCAATGGCGGGCATCGCCTGGGGCGCGCGCCCGACGACATTTCCGTGGGCGACGTGGTGCGCGTGCTGGAAGGCGGTGCGGAAATGGTGGGGTGCGGTCGCGACGAAGAAAACTGCAGCCATGCCCCCGGCTGCCTCACGCGCATGGTCTGGAAGGAGTGCAGCCGGGCCATGTTCGCCCGGCTGGACGCCATTACCTTTGGAGAATTGTTGCGCTACGTGGACCAGGGGGTGAAGTTCGGCGACTGGTGCCCCGGCACCGTGGCCGAGCACCGCCGGGAGGCGGAGCGGGAACTGCGCGTCCTGAAAGGGCTTGCGGAACCGGCGGGCATGGCAGAACCGGCGGGCATGGCAGAATCGGCGGACGGCGGCTGGCAGGCGGCGGCGTGTGACGCTGCCAGTGCCGCCCAGCCCATCCAGTCTGCCCCATCTGCCACATCTGGGTTGTCCGCGCGGCCCGGAATGTCCGGCCCGCGACGGGTATCGGAGCCGTGCGAACCGGAAGGTCCGGCGGGTATGGACGGGCCAGCCGGACCGGAGAACCCGGGCGATCCGGCATGA
- a CDS encoding PAS domain S-box protein — translation MTGWVRRLRGLPGGSLAAKVVAGSGAALFLGVLVLSLGSIRYQREHLHDELAAGGDRLGTTIRLGARYAMMLNARDEINQIISDVARQKDIVSIRIYNKEGVIKFSGDPDEVERRTNIRDEACAACHRTAEPRQWLALRERTRVFTDPDGRRLLGSLTPIMNEPGCSGEPCHFHPADKLVLGALEVVLSLEDAETEVLAFQTRVVTLAAAVFLLGATAVHLFLRRFLTRPVARLIEGTRAVARGETVDLSDVRQQDEIGELAGAITRMDRDITQKRAELNRQRDEYQRLFDQVPCAITVQDRNLRLLRYNRMFRENFTPKPGDFCFQAYKGRTGKCPNCAVEMTMQTGLPHCSEESGFHTDGSRAHWIVHTSPVFDAEGKVTAAMEMTLDITDRKELEEKLRRSELKYHAIFNHIPSAVFVLDQQTLEVVDCNSTAEKVYGWPHEEMKGRSFLDLFPPDERERYASQLRAFTVLNRARNVARDGRPFHVDIMLSPAEYLARQVLLVTTTDITERLEAEQKVIQAGKMATLGEMATGVAHELNQPLTVIKTAGGFLLRKVTRGEPIDPEILATMAREIDGHVDRASRIIGHMRDFGRRADLALERVDVNAVLQNATEFFSRQLSLRGIDIEWRLAEPLPPVMAVPNRLEQVFINLLLNARDAIEERSEKEPGAPRRITVETVADDRRVTARVCDTGGGIPPALLPRIFEPFFTTKKVGKGTGLGLSISYGLVKEFGGSIQASNVAEGGACFTLHFPVTSRAMGAMGAVDSVGAGGAGGADSAAKPVPGEGGAA, via the coding sequence ATGACCGGGTGGGTCCGGCGCCTGCGCGGCCTGCCGGGCGGCAGCCTGGCCGCCAAGGTTGTGGCGGGCAGCGGCGCGGCCCTGTTCCTGGGGGTGCTGGTGCTGTCGCTGGGCAGCATCCGCTACCAGCGCGAACACCTGCACGACGAACTGGCCGCCGGGGGCGACCGCCTGGGCACCACCATCCGCCTGGGCGCGCGCTACGCCATGATGCTGAACGCCCGCGACGAGATCAACCAGATCATCAGCGACGTGGCCCGCCAGAAAGACATCGTCTCCATCCGCATCTACAACAAGGAAGGCGTCATCAAGTTTTCGGGCGACCCGGACGAGGTGGAGCGCCGCACCAACATCCGCGACGAGGCCTGCGCCGCCTGCCACCGCACGGCGGAACCGCGCCAGTGGCTGGCCCTGCGCGAGCGCACCCGCGTGTTCACCGACCCGGATGGCCGCCGCCTGCTGGGCAGCCTTACCCCCATCATGAACGAGCCCGGCTGTTCGGGCGAGCCCTGCCACTTCCACCCGGCGGACAAGCTGGTGCTGGGCGCGCTGGAAGTGGTGCTTTCGCTGGAGGACGCGGAAACCGAGGTGCTGGCCTTCCAGACCCGGGTGGTCACCCTGGCGGCGGCGGTGTTCCTGCTGGGGGCCACGGCGGTGCATCTGTTCCTGCGGCGCTTCCTGACGCGGCCCGTGGCCCGGCTCATCGAAGGCACCCGCGCCGTGGCGCGCGGCGAGACGGTGGACCTTTCCGACGTGCGCCAGCAGGACGAGATCGGCGAACTGGCCGGGGCCATCACCCGCATGGACCGCGACATCACCCAGAAGCGGGCGGAACTGAACCGCCAGCGCGACGAGTACCAACGGTTGTTCGATCAGGTGCCCTGCGCCATCACCGTGCAGGACCGCAACCTGCGGCTCTTGCGCTACAACCGCATGTTCCGCGAGAACTTCACGCCGAAGCCCGGCGATTTCTGCTTTCAGGCCTACAAGGGCCGCACCGGCAAGTGCCCCAACTGCGCCGTGGAAATGACCATGCAGACCGGCCTGCCCCACTGCAGCGAGGAAAGCGGTTTCCATACCGACGGCAGCCGGGCGCACTGGATCGTGCACACCTCGCCCGTGTTCGATGCGGAGGGGAAGGTGACGGCGGCCATGGAAATGACCCTGGACATCACCGACCGCAAGGAACTGGAAGAAAAGCTGCGCCGCTCCGAGCTGAAATACCACGCCATCTTCAACCACATTCCCAGCGCCGTGTTCGTGCTGGACCAGCAGACCCTGGAAGTGGTGGATTGCAACTCCACGGCGGAAAAGGTCTACGGCTGGCCGCACGAGGAAATGAAGGGCCGTTCGTTCCTCGACCTGTTTCCCCCGGACGAGCGCGAGCGCTACGCCTCGCAACTGCGGGCCTTCACCGTGCTGAACCGCGCCCGAAACGTGGCCCGCGACGGCAGGCCCTTTCACGTGGACATCATGCTTTCCCCGGCGGAATACCTGGCCCGGCAGGTGTTGCTGGTGACCACCACCGACATCACCGAACGGCTGGAGGCCGAGCAGAAGGTGATCCAGGCGGGCAAGATGGCCACCCTGGGCGAAATGGCCACGGGCGTTGCCCACGAACTGAACCAGCCGCTGACGGTCATCAAGACCGCAGGGGGGTTCCTGCTGCGCAAGGTGACGCGCGGCGAACCCATCGACCCGGAAATCCTGGCCACCATGGCCCGCGAGATCGACGGCCATGTGGACCGGGCCAGCCGCATCATCGGGCACATGCGCGACTTCGGACGCCGGGCGGACCTGGCGCTGGAACGGGTGGACGTGAACGCGGTGCTGCAAAACGCCACGGAATTCTTCAGCCGCCAGTTGTCGCTGCGCGGCATCGACATCGAATGGCGGCTGGCCGAGCCGCTGCCCCCGGTCATGGCCGTGCCCAACCGGCTGGAGCAGGTGTTCATCAACCTTCTGCTGAACGCCCGCGACGCCATAGAGGAACGCAGCGAGAAGGAACCGGGCGCGCCGCGCCGCATCACCGTGGAGACGGTGGCCGACGACCGCCGGGTGACGGCACGGGTGTGCGACACCGGCGGCGGCATACCCCCGGCGCTGCTGCCGCGCATTTTCGAGCCGTTCTTCACCACCAAGAAGGTGGGCAAGGGCACGGGGCTGGGGCTTTCCATCAGCTACGGGCTGGTCAAGGAGTTCGGCGGGTCCATCCAGGCGTCCAACGTGGCGGAGGGCGGGGCGTGCTTCACCCTGCATTTTCCGGTGACGTCCAGAGCGATGGGGGCGATGGGGGCGGTGGATAGCGTGGGAGCGGGGGGGGCGGGAGGAGCGGATTCTGCCGCCAAACCGGTACCCGGTGAAGGGGGCGCGGCATGA